Proteins encoded by one window of Oreochromis niloticus isolate F11D_XX linkage group LG17, O_niloticus_UMD_NMBU, whole genome shotgun sequence:
- the nup107 gene encoding nuclear pore complex protein Nup107, which translates to MDWAQSELPSPVVRDDEVTVAARRRRKKVAFPSPGSGSPVISTVTPARPLLRNTPASLFRQAVTPRVPDVSSILAPGGRTPRYTHTPRNALSSLNLDDSDWTNSMYTSPVSGLENTSFFREDIGNLSSALLKEDDPGEAAAASLFPEFLGAFLKHSSSAVFELLDDYQALCQDKVDVLQSVVLRAGQNSKTAGVRWLLQQENCTWRLIASLYRDRVQLALEDDLMTDMVVPSESEKVVVEQLFQRDAVIRQSQLVVDWLESIAKDQIGDFSDNIEYYAKNVCWENTLHALKMRRKSGTTFTVPLVTELDPDAPLRQQRPLADLDREDDARLLKNLFTLIRAGMTEEAQRLCKRCGQAWRAATLEGWKLYHDPNMTSGGIELQPVEGNPQRGIWKACCWRMAEEEQLNRYERAIYASLSGNLRPLLAVCESWEDCVWAYFRVMVDSLVEKDLMSSGMAHHEVETLPREYLEANWTMEKVFEELQSSESKRVLEETREHYHVIQKFVILGDLDGLLEEFSDWLTASKPLPSHLLRFMTHLVLFFRSLGLALKEEVCVDVVKTYVSLLIQDQQTDLVASYVGQLPADLATSQYAAFLETVTQPELRPRCLQLATEAGLDVSAITKLVVETVRETDDTEFTHHSQTLETGTTKEDQRKIDVIDWLLYDPAHRAEALKQSNAIMRKFLALQKHDAAKAVFSKVPEDSMREICSQWSGISQTTPLPAEDENAIREHLCIRAYLEAHEAFTDWFRHSSSAPQKPAPAPEAKFTERVANEMREKEYQASLSAWSCRLDALTEDVKERIYNVLLFVDGGWMVDNRQDSEPDSERSHQMAALRSLCLPRLSFLLLSVLQSSSRHQEALRLADIISSDQHRLYQVFSKEELRRFLQKLRESSLALLDRGVDPLGYELQS; encoded by the exons ATGGACTg GGCTCAGAGTGAGCTGCCGTCTCCGGTGGTTCGAGACGACGAGGTAACGGTTGCTGCccgcaggaggaggaagaaagtGGCCT TCCCATCACCCGGTAGCGGCAGCCCTGTCATTTCCACAGTGACACCAGCCCGGCCCTTGCTGAGGAACACACCTGCTTCACTCTTCAGACAAGCAG TTACTCCCAGAGTTCCAGATGTTTCATCCATTTTGGCCCCAGGAGGTCGAACGCCTCGATACACACACACGCCCAGAAACGCACTCAGCAGTCTG aatcTGGACGACAGTGATTGGACTAACAGCATGTACACGTCGCCTGTTTCGGGTCTGGAGAACACAAGTTTCTTCAGAGAAGATATCGGGAACCTCAGCTCAGCTCTCCTAAAGGAGGATGACCCAGGAGAGGCTG CCGCTGCCAGTCTTTTCCCTGAGTTCCTTGGGGCTTTTCTGAAACACTCTTCCTCGGCTGTGTTTGAGCTACTGGATGACTATCAGGCGCTCTGCCAGGACAAG GTGGATGTGCTGCAGTCTGTGGTGCTCAGAGCGGGTCAGAATAGTAAAACAGCCGGCGTCCGTTGGCTGCTGCAGCAGGAGAACTGCACATGGAGGCTCATCGCCTCGCTCTACAG AGATCGGGTCCAGTTGGCGCTGGAGGATGACCTCATGACGGACATGGTT gTGCCCAGTGAGAGCGAGAAGGTTGTAGTGGAGCAGCTTTTCCAGAGAGATGCCGTCATACGACAGAGCCAG CTGGTTGTTGATTGGCTGGAGAGCATCGCCAAGGATCAGATTGGAGATTTCTCTGATAACATTGAATACTACGCCAAAAATGTGTGCTG GGAGAATACTCTCCATGCGCtgaagatgaggaggaagagcgGCACCACCTTCACAGTCCCTCTGGTCACTGAGCTG GACCCAGACGCCCCCCTCcggcagcagcgccccctggcTGACCTGGACAGAGAGGATGACGCCCGGCTGCTGAAGAACCTGTTCACGCTGATCAGAGCGGGGATGACCGAGGAG gcTCAGCGGCTGTGCAAACGCTGTGGTCAGGCCTGGAGAGCAGCAACTCTGGAAGGCTGGAAACTCTACCATGACCCCAACATGACCTCAG gtggtatCGAGTTGCAGCCAGTTGAAGGAAACCCACAAAGAGGCATATGGAAGGCCTGCTGCTGGAGAATGGCCGAGGAG gAGCAGTTAAACAGATACGAGAGGGCGATCTACGCCAGCCTGAGTGGGAACCTCAGACCG CTGCTGGCAGTGTGTGAATCGTGGGAGGACTGCGTGTGGGCATATTTCCGTGTGATGGTTGACTCACTGGTTGAGAAGGATCTCATGTCTTCGGGTATGGCTCATCACGAGGTGGAGACGTTACCGCGGGAGTACCTGGAGGCCAa CTGGACCATGGAGAAAGTGTTTGAGGAGCTTCAATCATCCGAGTCGAAG AGGGTGCTGGAGGAGACGAGAGAGCATTATCACGTCATCCAGAAGTTTGTCATCCTGGGAGACCTGGACG GCCTGTTGGAGGAGTTTTCCGATTGGCTAACCGCCTCTAAGCCCCTCCCCTCGCACCTGCTGCGCTTCATGACTCACCTTGTGCTGTTCTTCCGCTCTCTGGGTTTGGCACTAAAG GAGGAGGTGTGCGTTGATGTGGTGAAGACGTACGTCTCCCTTCTGATCCAAGATCAGCAGACAGACCTTGTGGCAAGCTACGTCGGCCAGCTTCCCGCCGATCTTGCAACCTCTCAATATGCCGCCTTCCTGGAGACCGTCACCCAGCCGGAACTCCGCCCCCGCTGCCTGCAGCTCGCCACCGAAGCGG GTCTGGATGTTTCTGCCATAACCAAGCTGGTGGTGGAGactgtgagagagacagacgacACAGAGTTCACGCACCACAGCCAGACGCTGGAGACGGGAACTACAAAG GAGGACCAAAGGAAGATTGATGTCATTGATTGGCTCCTCTATGACCCTGCCCACCGAGCTGaggccctgaagcagtcaaatGCCATCATGAGGAAGTTTTTGG CTCTGCAGAAACATGACGCAGCCAAGGCGGTGTTTTCTAAAGTCCCAGAAGACTCTATGAGGGAGATCTGCTCCCAGTGGTCAGGAATCAGTCAGACCACACCACTTCCTGCTGAGGACGAGAATGCCATCAGAGAACACCTGTGCATCAGAGCCTACCTG GAGGCCCACGAGGCATTCACTGACTGGTTCAGACACAGCAGTTCAGCCCCACAGAAGCCGGCACCGGCACCCGAGGCCAAATTCACAGAGAGGGTAGCCAATGAGATGAGGGAAAAGGAGTAccag GCCTCGCTGTCCGCCTGGTCCTGCCGTTTGGATGCTTTGACGGAAGATGTGAAAGAGAGAATCTACAATGTTCTGCTGTTCGTGGACGGAGGCTGGATGGTCGACAACAGACAG GATTCAGAGCCAGACTCAGAGCGCAGCCACCAAATGGCGGCTTTGCGCTCTCTGTGTCTTCCACGTCTTAGCTTCCTGCTGCTCAGCGTGCTGCAGAGCTCCTCGAGACACCAGGAGGCGCTGCGGCTTGCTGACATCATCTCGTCTGACCAGCACCGCCTCTACCAG GTGTTCTCTAAGGAGGAACTGAGGAGGTTTCTGCAGAAACTGAGGGAGTCGTCTCTCGCTCTGTTGGACCGAGGAGTCGACCCGCTGGGCTATGAACTGCAGTCATGA